In Paludibacter propionicigenes WB4, the genomic window ACGAACCTGTTGTTGGCCGACGCGGGTAATGATCCCGTAAAACGTGCCGGGCTTGTGCTGGACATTGTACGAAGCATTTCCATAATTCCCAACACGGCCATTCGCGGCGAATATGTGAAGGAATGCAGCACGCTGCTGAACGTAGAAGAGCAGATGCTTTACTACGAAATAAACAAACTCAAAACCAATGAGCAGGAGAAAAATGCTACCCGACGGTCGAACGCTGCACCGGACATGCCTCCGCCCGATGAGTTTTTTGCTCACGAACAGGGTGTCGTAACATCAAGGTTCGAAGAACAGGAGCGGAATATCTTACAAGTGCTTGTAAAGCATGGTGAAGCCGTTTTCTTTTATTCCGATGAAGAGAAGCAACATCCCGTAACGGTGGGCGATTATATTTTGGAAGAACTGGAGCGGGATAATCTGGTGTTTGAAAATCCGGTTCATGCCCTGATGTTCGAAGAATATAAAATGCATCATAAGCAAGAAAACTTTAGTGCCGAACGTTTTTTCCTTTATCATCAGAATGGACAGATAAGTATGCTCACTGCCGATTTGGTGACTGAGAAATATACACTCAGCAAGGTTCACTCTAAAATAAAACGGGTGGAAACCGATGCCGAACGCTTTATTGACTTGGTTCCGCGGGTGGTTTTTGAGTTTAAGAATATGCTGATTCTGGATATGATTAAACAAAAGCTGCTACAGATGAAGGCTGCCAACGATGCAAAAAACAATGCGCTGGTGGATGAAATAATGCAGGAAATGAGCCAGCTGGAAGTGGTGAAAAAACAACTCTCTAAAACGCTCGGGGAGAGGATAATTATTAAGTTATAGATAGTAGCTCACTTCGTTCGCGTTATTCGCTTCGCCGATATTTACTTCGTTATATTAATTGTAAACCAAGTCTGTAGACTTCTGACTATAGACCATAGACTAACATAATGATTCTTTTTGACCAAATAATTTTCGGACCTATCCACAGTCGTCGACTGGGACTTTCGCTGGGTGTAAACCTGCTGCCGATTGATGCTAAAATCTGTTCGTTCAACTGTATTTACTGCGAATGTGGTTTCAACACCACCATGCACGATTCTCCCATTCCAACCCGCGATCAGGTGCGCGAAACACTCGATGCCAAGTTGCACGAAATGGTTGCCGAAGGCCAAATTCCGGATGTAATCACCTTTGCCGGAAATGGAGAACCTACACTGCATGCCGAATTTGAAGGAATTATAGATGACACCATCGCTTTGCGGAATAAATATTGCCCCACAGCCAAAGTCAGTGTATTGTCAAACTCCACCCGCATACACAAACCGCATATTTTCGCTGCCCTCAACAAAGTGGACAATAACATCCTGAAGTTCGACTCAGCGATTGACCGTACTATGAAATTGATGGATCAACCCGTAGGAAAACACATCAACGTTGCCTGGTTTATCGAACATCTGAAGAAATTTGACGGACGGCTGATTATCCAAACCATGTTTTTGCGTGGTGAAGTACAGGGAGAAAAGCTTGATAATACTACTGACGAAGAAGTGGAAGCCTGGATTCAGGCACTGGAACAAATCCGTCCGCAGCAGGTAATGATGTACAGCCTCGATCGTGAAGCACCCACACAAAATCTGCAAAAGGTAAGCGTAGACGAACTAAACATCATCGCCGAAAAAGTGAGAGCAAAAGGGTTTGATGTTTCGGTAGCGGGGTAATAATGATATTTGCTTCGCGATATTTATAGATATTTACTCCCTTCGGTCGTGATATTAAGTAAGACTTCCATTTGAATATCCTTGACAGAAAGCTTATATGTAATGAAAATTCTTATTTGCCCGCTAAACTGGGGATTGGGTCATGCCACGCGCTGTGTACCGATAATCCGAAAACTTATGTCCGAGGGTCATGAGCCGGTGGTGGTGGCAGATGGTTTTCCGCTCGCATTTCTGCAACAAGAGTTTCCTTCACTTCGTTTTATCGAGTTTCCATCCTATGCTGTTTATTATGCTGCCGGCAAATCGCAGGTCGGAGTCATGCTGTTCAATTTCCCGAACATTATCGCAGGGACAATCCGGGAACATTTTTGGTTGAGGAACTTACTTCAGTCTGAACATTTCGATCAGGTTATCTCCGACAATCGTTTTGGGATGTGGAATAAACGTGTTCATTCCATCTACATAACCCATCAGCTGATGGTAAAGATGCCGCAGGGTCTGAAAATCCTCGAACCATTGGTTCAACGTATTCACAAAGCATTTATCAACAGGTACGACGAATGTTGGATTCCCGATAGAGAAGAGGGTGGTGGCTTATCCGGCGACTTGGCTCACCAATATCCCTTGCCTGCCAATGCAAAGTTTATCGGGGTACTATCTCGTTTTCTTGGTATGGAAAATATAAATCCAAACAGCGAATTTGATGTGGTAGCTGTCATCTCGGGCGTAGAACCACAACGAACAATTTTTGAGACTGCTTTAATTGAACAATATAAAAGCCGAACAGAGAAAGTGCTTATTGTTTGCGGTCAACCGCAGACCGTAAAGAATGAACGAAAGCTTGGAAATATAAGCCTGGTGGCTCATCTTCCGGATGCTGAAATGGCGGCGGTATTACTGGGTGCAAAAAAGATTATTTGCCGGTCGGGTTATTCGAGCATCATGGATTTAGAAGCTCTTAAATGCCTGCATAAAGCCGAACTTGTACCAACTCCCGGACAAACCGAACAAGAATACCTTTATTCAGTGAACAGTTATCAGTAAACAATGAAGGTTTGCTGATATTTTAATTAGCTATCAACTGTCAACTATCAATTTTCAACTAACACGGTGTATATGGGCAAAGGTTCTTTTCACACCTTTCTGATAGTGCACAGCAGGGTAGCCGAAAATAACCACTAATCCTTCGCGTGAAGGATACTTGATTCCCCATCTTTCGCGAAAAGCAGAAGCTTTTTTGCCATTTTGAATAAACGGATGAACAGCTCCGAGCATGCAGGTGCCAAGTCCGAGTGACTCTCCGGCGAGCATAGCATAAGTAGCTGCAATAATCGGATCGGCCGGATCGGCATAAGGTGAACCATAGAAATACATTGCCAACGGAGCATCATAATTTATCCAGTTATTGCCTTTATCCATATCATCCACATAAACATCGAACAAAGGCTTAACAAAATCATGCATCATTTCGTTGTTTTCTTTTTTCAGAAAAGGGCGAATTAAAGCCAGAAACCAACGCGAAGACATCCAGCGAAGTCCTTTCAAATAGTTCGAAAAATCTTCAGCAAATAACCGAACTTGTTTTTTATTTTCCAGAACCAAAACGTGCACATCCGAAGGAGGAATACCCATAGGAGCAGTTTGTGCTGCTTCCAGAATTTTCTCTATTTTCTCTTTTTCTACAGCCTTGTTTTTAAACTCACGAATGCTGCGCCGACGCTTAAACATAGCCAGCAAACTTTCATAATCAGCGGCCTGACTCTTCTCCGGTAATTCAAACATCAGAACAGGCGACAAGGTGCGCCCCTCAATAGCAATCACATCAGTGGGACAAACCATCATACAATGACCGCAGGCAATGCATCCGAACAGAGCTTTGTCTGATTGATGTACCTTATTATTTACAATCTCTAAACCAAAGTCTTTGCATACATTTACGCAAAGTCCACAGCCTGAACACTTGTCTGCTTCGATGAGAATACTTGCAGGATTTTTGTCTCGGGTGGTTGGTACTGGCATGGTGAACAATTTATTAATGATTAATCGGGACTGCACAAATTTAAAACAAAATATTGATTTGCAGCTGATAAAAATAAAAAAAATCGCTGAGTTATTTCTCAGCGATTCTTGTGTTAACTAAACAAACATCTATAAATCATACCTTGTATTTATCTTCTTGAACCTTCGCTGGCAGAACGACTTCCTGACGAGCTTCCTGATGATCTGGATTCGCTGCTGCGTGAGCTACTCTCGGCTTGTCTTTGAGGAGCTGCCGACCGTGGTTGCGATACTACCTGCGGGGTACTGTTGCTCCTGCTACTTTCACGAACCACATTATTATTGCTTCTGCTACCATTATTATCAGAGTTTACACGTGGTTGATAATTGTTGTTACTGCGTTGAATATTCACGTTGGTGTTGTTATCGTTTCGTGGAGCAGAATAGGTTGACGTTCCTGAATTGTATTGATTACGACTGCCTCCGGAATTTTGCCAGTTATTATTGTTGTTGCTGCTGCGCGATTGATACGTGTTACTTCTGCTGTTGTTATCTGACGGAGTGTAATTTCTTTGTCCGGCACTGCGTTGACTGTTCCAGCTTGAATTATTGTCGTTTGATCTTACGCTTCTTGATCCGTCTGAAAATCCGCGATAATCGTTTCTTACCACACCGTTTCTACTGAATTCAAACTCTCTTTTGTTTCTCACATTCGTGTTACGGCTACTAAATGTACGATCGGGATATCTGACAGCGTAGTCATTACGTCTGATAGATCTGTAAATATTGTCATAACGGTCATTTCTTCTGTACGATGTGTAATAATACCGTTGGTTGTGGTTAACGTGCATATACACGTTCGACAAATATACATTTACTTCAAAAGGTCTGCGATAGCGGTAATATGTTGGATAGTATCCCCAGTAATATGGTGAACGCCAGCTAAAGTATGAGGGTCCCCAGAAGAAAGAAAAGATAGAGGGAGTATAAACATAGGCCGGTTCAATAATATAATTGTCGCCATAAATGTAAGGATCGCCGATTACCTGTACTGTAGTTACATTGTCGCGGTCTCTATCCACTACGATTGAAGCTACGTCCTGATAAACATCTTTATCTAGTACGGCCTGTATCACTACTACGTGAACATTTTTCTCGTTACTTTCGATTACACGTAAATAATCAACCTGTCCGTCGTTGTTTAAATCAAGATTTGAAATGCCACTGTCGTAGTCATTCAATTTTTGTTCAAATTCTTCCAAATTTCTGGACTCTCCAAACGCCGTGGATACTGCTTTTAAATCAAGGTTGTTACTTATATCATCGTTTTGAGCTTGGACAGTAATTCTTTTCTGTGCCATGGATTGGGTTGCGGTTAATACCAGAACTACCAACAGGCTTGCTACTTTTGTTTTCATAATCTTAAATTTTTATAGGTGATTATTCTTTCCCCGAAAATAAGTCATTAATGTCTTTTTTGTTGAAATGTCTTATCCAATTTCTGTGCCAGAAATATTTCCTCCGTCAGAAGTTGATCCGAATTCTGCTGATGAAGGTCAATACATTCAATATAAATCACACATATACAGATGTATAATAATATAAAATTCTTATTCTATGAGTTGTTGATTTTAATGCCTTGAATCCAATAATTTTACATTAAGTTTTCGTGTCGGTTTTTTGGGGAATTAATATTTATTTCTTTTTTTGTTTATCTTTGTGCTATATAATTTTTAATCATGAATACCTTAGACTTTATTCTCTTTGTTCCTGTTGCTTTAGGTTTTATCTTTGGTTTGTTCAAAGGGTTGGTGAAAGAACTTGCCTCCTTGGCTGCCATTGTGTTAGGTATTTTCGGTGCCAGGTTATTTGCACCTTTTGTATCTGACTTTCTGATTCATCATCTCCATTTCTCTCCCAAAACAGCACTTCCGCTTGCGTATCTTATTTTGTTTATCCTTATTGCTATCGGACTTCTCTGGACTGCAAAATTACTTGATAAAATTTTCGATTCATTGGCTTTAGGCGGATTGAATAAAATTTTCGGTGGACTGTTTGGCGGATTTAAATATGCGTTGATTGTAAGTGTCTTACTCAATGTTTTTAATGCATTGGATGCCCGGTTCACGCTGATAAAATCAAAAACCAAAGCTGAATCCGTGTGTTATAAGCCATTGATGAGTTTAGCTCCTAAACTGTGGGAGGAATCAAAATCGACGGATGCTTTTGGTTCGGGTCATCACAAGGTGGCTGATGAAAAGAAATAGTGTCTGCCTTAATGCTTTCCAGAAAATAATATGAGTCTGCTAGGTAATTATTCTTCGAAAACATACGAATGTGGTTGCGACGAGGCTGGTCGGGGCTGTCTGGCCGGACCTGTAGTGGCGGCTGCCGTTATCCTGCCTGCAGATTTTGATTGCCCTTTGCTAAATGACTCTAAACAACTTTCGGAGCAGGAACGTGATACTTTACGACCTATCATCGAACAGCAAGCTTTGGCGTGGGGAGTGGCGTTGGTTGATAGCGGTGAGATAGACGAGATAAATATATTAAATGCCTCCATTCTGGCTATGCATCGAGCCATAGATAAACTCAATATCCGACCGGAATTTATTATTGTGGATGGTAATAAATTTAAATCGTATGCAGATATTCCTTATCAAACCATTGTAAAAGGAGACAGTAAATATTTATCCATTGCAGCTGCATCGGTTTTGGCCAAAACCCATCGGGATGAAATGATGCAGCAACTGCATGCCGAATATCCTCATTATGACTGGGATAAAAATAAGGCTTATCCAACCGTCAAACACCGGAATGCTATCCGGAAGTTCGGCACAACTCCTTACCACCGGTTATCATACGATTTGTTAGGCGACCGAAAAGCTGAGAAACAAGCTTTACTTTTAGAAAAGAAGCGAATAAAAGAGCAGAAAGCAGCCAAAAATCAGAATGGATAACCAATCCCGAAGTGAAATGCCAAATCGCTCCAACCTGGTTTGATGCGCCATTGCTCACGCCTGCTCAACACAGGATCGTATAGCTTTGCTCCTAAATCAAAGCGTAGTATGAAGAATGAAAAATCGAATCTGATCCCCACTCCATAGGCAAGTGCTATTTGAGACGCGAAGGTGTCAAATTTGAATGTTCCTCCTTGTTGAGTGGCATAGTCTTTTATGGTCCATACATTTCCGGCATCTAAAAACACCGCACCTTCCAGCATTTTTATAATCTTAGCACGGTATTCCATGTTCATATCCAGTTTTATATCTCCCACCTGGTTGAAATCTCTGGAAGAACCGGTTATTCGGTTGTATATACCCGGACCAAGCATGCTTTCGCCCCAACCTCTAACACTGTTCGCTCCACCACTGAAAAATCTTTTTTCGTACGGAATTACATTGGCATTTCCATACGGAATTCCAACGCCCACATCGAAATGATATACCAGTCGGTTGTTTTTGTCGAAAATCTGATGATGGGTCAGGTTAAACTCCGTTTTCACATATTGTGAGTAACGTACGTTAGAAAATTTATACGAACCATCTACCTTTTCGTTACCCAGTATATTGCTCAAGGCGTACAAAAAATTTCCCGCAGTTTCTATTGTGTATCGCGCTGTACTGTAATTTTGCATCGGTCTGTTGGCGTTAAACGTTGTGAAAGCACCTGCGTAACCCATGTTCATGATAAAATGGTCGTTGTAGTTATACGGGTTGAATAACGGTTTGGCCGGATTCAGATACATGTCACGGAATGCCTGCTCGGTATTTATCTGCACATAGCTTAAATTGAAAAGCTGAAAACTGTGACGGAATTGTTTTCTGTTCCACGAGTAAGTTATTCCACCGCTGGCATTGGTGGTGGTAAATTCGCCCGGCCGACTTTGATAGCTGAGGGCGCTTGTAAATTCAGTGTTGGCATGAATATTCCGCTTAAAGTCATAGCTTCCGAAAGGAAGTATAGCCCGTGGAAATTTCAATCCTACCTGAACTCCATATTCTTTGGCCCAAATGACTTCTTGCTTTTCGAAAGCGCCTCTTACCAGAAACGATAATGATTCAGCACCTTTAAATACATTTCTGTTGACAGTGTTTATGTTACCTCCTACACCCCAATACCCGGCCGAATATGTTGCTTCGAGCTCAGTGGAGAGTGTTACGGTTTTGGATGGAACAATGACAATGTAGCAATCCAACTGGTTTTTGTCGACTTCTTTGAAGCTGATGTTGACATACTTGATTGGACCCAGTGTGTTTAACGAAGAGTAGGTTTTCTCCACAGCTTCATCGGAGTACAGGGATTTCGGATTTATGTAGGTGTTCTGAACCAATGCATCCAGCTTTAATATACGTTTTTTGGGAGATATGAGTATAAAATCGCGAAACGTGACTGTGTCCATCTCTACTTTGTTCTCTAAATCGGTAGTAACATTCGCATCGGTATTCGTATAAAAAATTACTTTCCGAATATTGAACTTTTTGAAAATTACATTATTCACCGAGTCCGACGAACGTTTCAGATTTTCCTGCATATCCAGACTCATATTTACCTTGTGAGCATTCAGTGTGCTGTCAGCATAATAGCTCAGAAATTCTTTGTTAAAGTTGAAATATCCCTGCTCCCTTATCGAGCTTGTGATTCGTTGGCGTTCTGAATTAAAAACATCAACATCAAACAACATATTGGGTTTTATAAGCGACTTGGCCGTGTCAGATGCGATATTAGCCAAAAGCTCGTTTTTCAGATCTATTTTATACTGATTTAATTTATATGGCGTATTACTGTGAATAATGTACTTTACGTACGCTTTTTTGCCTTTGAAACGTACGTCTGTCTGAATTTTAGCATTGATGTATCCTTTGTTCTCAAGTACTTTTTGTAGTTGCTGTACCGAAAGTGAGGTTGATGTAGCATTGTATATCACCGGCGGGTCACCTATTCGTTTGAGCGTTCTGTTTATCCATTTGGTAGTGTCTTTTCCTGCCAGGTTGTATACACCCAATTGCATACGAAAAGCACCGAAAACTGCTGCATTAGGCGTTTGGCGGATATATTCCTTTAAACCATCATTTTTTATTTCTTTATTGTCTGATTTTATAGAGACCTTATTCAGCAAATATTCTCCGGCAGGCACGTACTTGGTCGTATTGCACGACCAAAACAGCAATGTAATTAAAATAAGGAGACCGAAAAACCGTATCTTCATAATCAGGGAAAAAAAGAATTAAAAATATTTTGCAAATATAGCTTTTTAAAGTTTTCTTTGTTAGCTTTGTAACATTAAATTTCTGATTATATTGTCTAAAACCCTCAATAAATCAGACCTAAAAAATGAACTTTAGGATTTTGAAAATGAAACAAAGAATAAAACAGTGATATCAAAAAATAAAATAAAACTAATCAATAGTCTGTCTCAAAAGAAGTTTCGGGACGAAACAGGTCTTTTTGTGGCCGAAGGTACAAAACTGGTACTTGACCTTGCTCAGGCTTTTCAATGCTCAATATTGGCTGCAACTGCTGCCTGGCTTGAGGAATACTCCCGGCTCGAAGCTGACGAGATTATTGAAATTGATGAAAACGAGCTGAGTAAAATTTCCAATCAGAAAAGTCCTCAGGGTGTTCTGGCCGTTTTTGCGAAACCAAATCACAGTTGGGACAAAGATTCGCTGAAAGAAAAACTAAGTCTGGCACTGGACGATGTACAGGATCCTGGCAACCTTGGAACTATTATTCGAATAGCCGACTGGTTTGGAATTACTGATATTTTTTGTTCAACGCATTCGGCTGATGCTTATAACACAAAAACCGTGCAAGCAACCATGGGCGCTCTCGCTCGCGTGAAAGTGCATACTGTCAGTTTGGTTGATTTTCTTCTATCTGTTGCGCATGAAATTCCTGTTTATGGCACATTTATGGATGGCGAAAATATCTATGATAAGACCTTGACTAAGCATGGAATTATTGTGATGGGAAATGAAGGAAACGGAATTTCGGACGAAATTGAAAAGCTCGTAACCGAGCGATTGCTTCTCCCTAATTTCCCGCTAGGGCAGGCTACTTCCGAGTCGCTGAACGTAGGTGTTGCTACAGCATTGGTTTGTGCCGAATTCAGAAGAAGATCTTAAAATAAATCCCACTTAGCATGCAAGTTCAATTTGTGGATTTGCATACTGAGTGGGAAAATTCTTATTGCTTTTAGTTGATTGTTAATCAACACCATCCATATTCATGTCCTGCATATCGCCGGCACCTTCTTTTTTCTTCATTTGATCGGTTTTCTTGGCTTTCATAGTTCCAAAATTGTAACTAGCCGTTAAGCCGAACATTCTACCGTGGAAATAGTTAGAGGAAGTTTGGTAAAATCCGCTACCCGAAGTTGTTGATTTGAAGCTTGAAGAATTCAATATGTCTCTGACATTTACGCTGATACTTAATTTTCTGTCCATGAAAGTTTTACGTAACCCCAGATCCAGTGTGTACCTTTCGTTTTGTTTCCCTTGTGCAATTAGCTGAGGAGATTCGTATTCTCCGGAGATTTGACCTGAAAGGGTTTTGCTGAGCATGAAATTAGCCAGTACGTTGGCACTCCACGAAAAATTATCCTGACCGGGAATGGTAGTTTGGATTGCTGTGTTATATGGATTGATATACGTGGCCGCATCCAGTTTGCTATAATAAACATTCACAGATGAAGTCAGATTGAGTATTTTAAACAGTCTGTTCTTAGAGATAAGTTCCAATCCGGTATTTTGCGATTTAGCAATATTCATGAATGTGCTTTCCATTATACCGTTGTGCAGAAATCGCACGTTCTGAATTACGTTG contains:
- a CDS encoding radical SAM protein; the encoded protein is MILFDQIIFGPIHSRRLGLSLGVNLLPIDAKICSFNCIYCECGFNTTMHDSPIPTRDQVRETLDAKLHEMVAEGQIPDVITFAGNGEPTLHAEFEGIIDDTIALRNKYCPTAKVSVLSNSTRIHKPHIFAALNKVDNNILKFDSAIDRTMKLMDQPVGKHINVAWFIEHLKKFDGRLIIQTMFLRGEVQGEKLDNTTDEEVEAWIQALEQIRPQQVMMYSLDREAPTQNLQKVSVDELNIIAEKVRAKGFDVSVAG
- a CDS encoding glycosyltransferase 28 domain-containing protein — protein: MKILICPLNWGLGHATRCVPIIRKLMSEGHEPVVVADGFPLAFLQQEFPSLRFIEFPSYAVYYAAGKSQVGVMLFNFPNIIAGTIREHFWLRNLLQSEHFDQVISDNRFGMWNKRVHSIYITHQLMVKMPQGLKILEPLVQRIHKAFINRYDECWIPDREEGGGLSGDLAHQYPLPANAKFIGVLSRFLGMENINPNSEFDVVAVISGVEPQRTIFETALIEQYKSRTEKVLIVCGQPQTVKNERKLGNISLVAHLPDAEMAAVLLGAKKIICRSGYSSIMDLEALKCLHKAELVPTPGQTEQEYLYSVNSYQ
- a CDS encoding TrmH family RNA methyltransferase translates to MISKNKIKLINSLSQKKFRDETGLFVAEGTKLVLDLAQAFQCSILAATAAWLEEYSRLEADEIIEIDENELSKISNQKSPQGVLAVFAKPNHSWDKDSLKEKLSLALDDVQDPGNLGTIIRIADWFGITDIFCSTHSADAYNTKTVQATMGALARVKVHTVSLVDFLLSVAHEIPVYGTFMDGENIYDKTLTKHGIIVMGNEGNGISDEIEKLVTERLLLPNFPLGQATSESLNVGVATALVCAEFRRRS
- a CDS encoding CvpA family protein; this encodes MNTLDFILFVPVALGFIFGLFKGLVKELASLAAIVLGIFGARLFAPFVSDFLIHHLHFSPKTALPLAYLILFILIAIGLLWTAKLLDKIFDSLALGGLNKIFGGLFGGFKYALIVSVLLNVFNALDARFTLIKSKTKAESVCYKPLMSLAPKLWEESKSTDAFGSGHHKVADEKK
- a CDS encoding ribonuclease HII, encoding MSLLGNYSSKTYECGCDEAGRGCLAGPVVAAAVILPADFDCPLLNDSKQLSEQERDTLRPIIEQQALAWGVALVDSGEIDEINILNASILAMHRAIDKLNIRPEFIIVDGNKFKSYADIPYQTIVKGDSKYLSIAAASVLAKTHRDEMMQQLHAEYPHYDWDKNKAYPTVKHRNAIRKFGTTPYHRLSYDLLGDRKAEKQALLLEKKRIKEQKAAKNQNG
- a CDS encoding nitroreductase family protein; its protein translation is MPVPTTRDKNPASILIEADKCSGCGLCVNVCKDFGLEIVNNKVHQSDKALFGCIACGHCMMVCPTDVIAIEGRTLSPVLMFELPEKSQAADYESLLAMFKRRRSIREFKNKAVEKEKIEKILEAAQTAPMGIPPSDVHVLVLENKKQVRLFAEDFSNYLKGLRWMSSRWFLALIRPFLKKENNEMMHDFVKPLFDVYVDDMDKGNNWINYDAPLAMYFYGSPYADPADPIIAATYAMLAGESLGLGTCMLGAVHPFIQNGKKASAFRERWGIKYPSREGLVVIFGYPAVHYQKGVKRTFAHIHRVS
- a CDS encoding BamA/TamA family outer membrane protein, which codes for MKIRFFGLLILITLLFWSCNTTKYVPAGEYLLNKVSIKSDNKEIKNDGLKEYIRQTPNAAVFGAFRMQLGVYNLAGKDTTKWINRTLKRIGDPPVIYNATSTSLSVQQLQKVLENKGYINAKIQTDVRFKGKKAYVKYIIHSNTPYKLNQYKIDLKNELLANIASDTAKSLIKPNMLFDVDVFNSERQRITSSIREQGYFNFNKEFLSYYADSTLNAHKVNMSLDMQENLKRSSDSVNNVIFKKFNIRKVIFYTNTDANVTTDLENKVEMDTVTFRDFILISPKKRILKLDALVQNTYINPKSLYSDEAVEKTYSSLNTLGPIKYVNISFKEVDKNQLDCYIVIVPSKTVTLSTELEATYSAGYWGVGGNINTVNRNVFKGAESLSFLVRGAFEKQEVIWAKEYGVQVGLKFPRAILPFGSYDFKRNIHANTEFTSALSYQSRPGEFTTTNASGGITYSWNRKQFRHSFQLFNLSYVQINTEQAFRDMYLNPAKPLFNPYNYNDHFIMNMGYAGAFTTFNANRPMQNYSTARYTIETAGNFLYALSNILGNEKVDGSYKFSNVRYSQYVKTEFNLTHHQIFDKNNRLVYHFDVGVGIPYGNANVIPYEKRFFSGGANSVRGWGESMLGPGIYNRITGSSRDFNQVGDIKLDMNMEYRAKIIKMLEGAVFLDAGNVWTIKDYATQQGGTFKFDTFASQIALAYGVGIRFDFSFFILRFDLGAKLYDPVLSRREQWRIKPGWSDLAFHFGIGYPF